The stretch of DNA TGGCCGTCAGCGTCGCCGTGCCGTCCTCCGTACTGCTGGCCGCAGGACGCCCGGACCTGATGATTTATGCGGTGTTCGGGGCACTGACCGGCATGTACGGCCGGACCGAACCCCATCAGCTCCGGCTCAGGCATCAGGGCCAGGCCGCGCTGCTGCTGGTGGGGGGTATCAGCGTGGGCGTGCTCCTCTCGGTCAACCAGATCCAGTCCTGGGCGCTCGTCGTCACCGAAGCCCTGCTGGCCGCGGCGGGCTCCCTCTTCGCGGACAAGGTGGGCCTCAAGCCCAACGGCCCGTTTTTCGGCATTCTGGCCCTGGGAGCCTGCGCGTCCGTTCCAACAACCGTCTCCTGGCACACTGCAGTCCTGATCGGCGCCCTGTCCGCGGCTTTTTCCATATTGGTCGGCTTCGGAGGCTGGCTGCGCGGCCGGGCCTGGGACCGCGGCGCGGCGCGCGATGTTCCGCCGCTGCGCGGAATCCGCCGCCGCAGGGCCTGGATCCACGCCAGCCGCTATCTGGCCGCGGTCGGGATCGCCGGAGCGATCGGGGTGGCCAGCGGAAGCGGCCACCCGCACTGGGCCATGGCCGCGGCGGCAGTCCCGCTGACGGGCGCGGACATGCCAAGCAGTGTCTACCGTGGCGTGCACCGGATCGTCGGCACGATGCTGGGCCTCGTCGTGGTTGCGCTGGTGCTGTTTCCGTGGGCCTTCTCGCCGCTCCGGGCGTTCCCGGGCCATGAGGCCGCCGTTGTGGCGGTCCTCGTGATGGTCCTGCAATTCTCTACCGAGCTCTTCATGACCCGGCACTACGGGCTGGCCATGGTTTCCTTCACGCCGGTGATCCTGCTGATGACCCAGCTGGCAGCGCCCGCCGACCCGCACCTCCTGGTCTCCGAGCGGGCGGCCGAGACCCTGATCGGTGCCTGCACGGGCATCGCGGTAGTAGTCCTCATCCGTCGCCGGACGCTCCCCCGGACGCGGCCGTAGGGCGTCGAGGTGGCGGGGAGGAAGGAAACGGCCGGTCGGGCGTTCCCCCTACACGGGCCGCCGGGGCGGACCGGCAACCAGCCGGGAAGGCAGAATGCGGGCGGCTGCGGCGAGCACTTTGTACCGCTTGGCCGGAATCGAGACAGCCTTGCCGCGTGCATTGTCAGCTAGGCCTTCACGGACGACGCGCTCCGGCTGCAGCCACATCCAGCGCGGGGCTACGGTCGTGTCCATCCCCATCCGGTCGTGGAATTCGGTGCGGGTAAACCCGGGGCACACCGCGGTGACCCTGATCCCGCGCCTGGCATAGGCAAGGTTGGCCCACCGGGAGAAGCTCACCAGCCACGCCTTGGCCGCCGAGTATGTCTCCCGGGGCAGGAACGCCGCCACGCTCGCCACGTTGATGATGCGGCCTGACTGCCGCACGAGCATTCCCTGCAAAGCGGCGTGGGTCAGCTCCATCGCAGATTCAACGTGCAGCTTGAGGTGCCGTTTCTCATCGGCAATGTCGTTCTCGGCGAAGGAGCGCAGCAAGCCCATCCCCGCGTTGTTGACCAGGATGTCCACCGGCCGCGCGGGGTCTGAAAGCCGGGCGACGACGGCGGCCACACCGGCGTCGTCCGCCAGGTCGGCGGCCAGCACCTCGGCGCGGACGCGGTAGCGCCGCTCCAGTTCCTCCGCCTTGGCCTGCAGCCGGGCAGTATCGCGCGCAACCATAATCACGTCGTACCCCTGCTCAGCGAGCTGACGGGCGAATTCCGCCCCGATGCCCGCGGTGGCCCCGGTGACCAGGGCCGTGGTCTCAGAATGTTTCCGGTCGGCAGGAGTCATAGCGACAGCCTAGGCGAGGTGCATGCCCCGTCAGGCGAGGGGCTGGCCAGCGGCGAGTTCATCCTTTTCCGGACCGCCTGCCACTGCCGGCGCGGCGGCCTGCACCGCTCCCCCGACCTCCGCGGGTCCCGCCGCCCCCAGAGGCTCGTAGGTTTCAACCGTTCCGTCGGATCCGGCCACATGCCGGTTCTGGAGCTCCTCGACGGCGAGCTCGTACCATGTGTGGGCGCCGAAGGACGGCGTCGGCGTATCGAGGTGGCGGTACAGTGCGTCGGCGAGCTGGCTGAGGGCGGCATCGGAAAGCGCACGGACCGTGGCCGCCGGGTCCAGCGTTCCTTCGAAGTAGTCGGCGAGTTCCAGCCCGTTGATGATGCTGAGCGCGGAAGGATCCGTGCCGGAGAGGTCATCAAGCCCGGAGCCGAGCGCGCCGCTGGGAAGGCCGTCCAGAACGGCGCCGCCCGCGAAATCCAGGGGAACGGTGGCGAGCTCCCCGTCGAGGTCTGCGAGGACTTCGCTGTCGGAGCCGACGTGCTGCAGGCAGATCGGCAACTCCGCAGGCTCTTTGAGGGTGAGGCGGTACTGTTCGGTCCCTGCCTGCCCTTCGCTCGCAGCAGCAATGCTGCGCAGCTGCAGCAGCAGCTCGGGGTCCAGGTGGGAGGCGCCGTGGAGGTCCACCCTGACTTCGGATCCGGACTCAAGGCGGCCGGTCCGCCGCAGGATATGCAGCAATGCGGGGAAATCCGCCTGGGTCAGGCAGCCGGTGACTTCGAGAGTTACGTGCCCGGGGTCGACGTCCAGACGGACAAGTACACGCAGTTTATGGTTCACGGGGTTCTCCAAAGGACACGGCCAAGAGCCAACTGCATAACTCTGCTAAAACCATACGAGTTTGTCGCCCTGCCCACAACCCGGCGCGGACGGCTCCGGCCCGAGTTGCCGGGACCCGCCTTCATGCCCCTGGCGGAGGCTGCTCGGGCCAGTCGACGTCCTGGTTGTAGGAGTCGTGCTTGCGGAGGTAGCGGTACATGAACGGGCAGTTCGGAATGATCCGCTTCCCCGACGCCACCACATCATCCAAGGCGAAATGGGCCAGCACCTTGGCAAGCCCGTGTCCCCGGAACTGTTCAGCGGTGTCGGTGTGGACGAAGTCCACGTGGCCGGGTTTATCGACGAACCGGATCTCGACTGCCAGCTTGTCGCCGACGTGCAGTTCGTATCGATGCCGGGCATCGTTACGGGTGGTGGAAACGTCTGGGCTGAATGTGTCTTCGATGGCTGCCGAGTTCCCCGTCATGGTTCGACATTGGCACTAAATGGCAGGTGTGGCAATGGTGACCATCACGGGGCGGAAGGGGACGGGATGAGTGCGTGATCCCGCCCCCTCCGGAGGTGGTTCTGACTTCTCCCCGTCGTCAGCGGGACAGTGTACGCAGGGCGTTCACAGCGAAGGCCCGGGCGGTGCGGTCCCACTGGGCCAGCAGGGCCTGCAGATTCTCGCCGTCGGCGCGCTCGGCGGAGATCCGTTCCTCGAGCACGGCCAGCACGCCGGTGCGGAGCTCGGTGTTGAAGTTCACCTTTCCGACGTTCATGGCGGCAGCCTTGACCAGCTCGCTCGCCGGAATCCCGGAGGCGCCGTGCAGCACCAGCGGGATGCGGGTCCGCACGGCGATGTCCTGCAGCACGTCCCAGCGGAGCCGGGGCTCCCCCTGGTACTTCCCGTGGACATTGCCGACGGCCACAGCCAGCAGTTGCGCGCCGGTCCGCGAGACGAAGTCCTCCACCTGCCCGGAGTCGGTGAGACCGGCTGCCGGCGCGTGGCCGGCGGCATCGGCCCCGAAAGCGCGGTCTTCGTCACCGGCGAGCCCGCCGAGCTCAGCTTCAAGCACGACGTCGGCACGTCCCTTGTCGGCGAGGTCCGCACGGACTCCCCTTACCAGGGCGATGTTGTCCTCGTACGGCAGTGACGATCCGTCCACCAGAACCGAGTCCACCCCGGCGGCGACGGCGGCCACGATCAGCTCCGGATCGGCAGCGTGATCGAGCTGGACGGCGACGGGCACGCCGGCGCCGTCCGCCAGCCCGCGGAGGGCCGCGATCAGCCGAGGGCCGTTGGGTGAGGCGGCCGTTTTCGGTGCCACCAGCAGGATGGCTCCGCGGCCGGCCTCCTCGGCCGCGCCCACCACCGCGAGGGCCGTGGTGAAGTCGTAGCAGGTGAAAGCTGGCACGGCCGAGCCGCACTGAAGGGCCGTGGTTACAAGGTCATCGAGCCGGGTACGCATCAGGCGCTCAAGCCTCCCACCAGGATCCAGGCACCGAATGTCAGGATGAAACCGGCCAGGCCCAAGACAGTGGTCAGCACCGTCCAGGTCCTCAGGCCGTCGGAGACGGTCAGCCCGTAATAGCGCACAACAGTCCAGAATCCGGCGTCGGTCACGTGGGACAGGCCCAGGGCGCCGAAGCCGATGGCGATCACGATCACGGCGATCTGGGCGGGTGAGTAGCCGCCCTCCATGACGGCGGAAGTCAGCAGGCCGGTGGCGGTGACGATGGCGACAGTGGCAGAGCCCTGCGCCGCGCGGAGTGCCAGGGAAATGACGAAGCCCAGGACGATGACGGGCAGGCCGAGGTGGTCCAGCGTCTGGGACAGGGCTGCACCGATGCCGGACGTCCGCAGGACCTCGCCGAAGACACCGCCGGCGGCAACGACCATGAGGATGGAGGCGATGGGAGGCAGCGCTCCTTCGAAAATCTCGCCGGTTTCCTTGAGGGACCAATTGCGGCGCACGGCCAGCAGGAAGAAGGAGAGCGCCACGGCCACCAGAAGGGCCAGGAACGGGTTGCCGACGAATGCCGCCAGGCCGTACCAGGCACTGTCCTTGGGAAGGGTGAGCGTACCCAGGGTGCCAAGGAGGATCTGCACGATCGGCGTGGCGATGAGGAAGATGATCAGGGCAGGACGCGGCGGGGCGACGGCAAGGGCCCCCGGACCGTCATGGCCGACGCGCACCAGGGAGTCTGAACCGAATTCTTCCACTTGGGCTTTCACGCCGGGGAGGAGCTCGTAGTCCTTGGCGTTCAGGATGCTGGCCACCCAGTAGGACAGGAAGCCCAGCGGGATGCAGATCAGCAGCGAGATCAAGGTGATGAGGCCGATGTCGGCGCCGAACACACCGGCTCCGGCCACGATGCCGGGGTGCGGCGGGACGGCTACGTGGATGGACAGCATGATACCCGCCATGGGAAGGCCGAACTTGACCGGGTGGACCTTGGCGATCTTCGCGAAAGCGTAGACGATCGGCACGAGTACGATGACGCCCACCTCGAAGAACACCGGGATGGCCACGAGGAAGCCGACGGCGGTGAGGGCCACGGCCACCCGCCGGGCGCCGAGCTTTTCGGTGAAGTGCGCCGCGAGAGACTGGACGCCCCCGGAGACCTCGATCATCCTGCCAAGGACCGCGCCCAGCGCGATCAGCAGGGCAACCTTGCCCATGGTTCCGCCCACGCCGTTGGCCACCACGGTGAACACGTCCTTGAGCGGGATCATGGAGGCCACGGCCACGAGGATGCTGACGGTCAGCAGGGCCACGAAGGCCTGGATCTTGAAGCGGATGATCATCACGAGCAGGAGGGCGATGCCGACTGCTGCGATCGTGAGCAGCAACGGAGTGCCCAGCTCCACTGCGGGTTTGATGACGGGAGCGTCTGCGGCGCTTACCGCCATGGAATGAATCAGGGGGGTCATCGTGGGGCGTGTCTCCTTTGACGGGACAGTTGTCGAGAACGTTGGCGGGCAGCCCGACGACGGCGGAGGGCTTCCGCCGTCGTCGGGCTTTGGAGAAGGGGGTTAGGCGGTGCGCTTGGTGGGCGCCACGACCTTGATGACCGCGGAGTCATCCGCCGCGGCAAGGCCCTGGGCCTGGCCCAGGAGGTAGAGCTGCTCGGCGGCGGCGGCCACGGGAGTGGCGAGGCCGGCGGCGCGGGTGGCCTTGCCGACGATGCCCATGTCCTTGACGAAGATGTCGAGGCGGCTGAGGACCTCGGCGCCGCCTTCGGAGTAGGCCTCCAGGATGCGCGGTCCGCGGTTGGAGAGCATGAACGAGCCGGCGGCGCCGGCCTCAAGGGCGGCGAGGGTCTTGGCCTGGTCGAGGCCGAGCGCGTCGGCGAGCGCCATGGCCTCGGCGGCGGCGGCGATGTGGATGCCGCAGAGCAGCTGGTTCACGGTCTTGAGGGCCTGGCCGTCTCCGGGCTTGTCGCCGACAACCGTCAGCGTGGACGCCAGGAGCTCCAGCACCGGACGGGCCGATTCGAGGGCGGCGGGCTCGGCCCCGACGACGATCAGCAGGTCACCTTCACCGGCGCGCTTGGGGCCGCCGGAGAGGGGGGCATCGACGAGGGAGACGCTGTGCTCGGCGAGCCGGGCAACGGTTGCGGGAATGGCGTCGGTGCCCACGGTGCTGCCGAGGATGACGACGGCGCCGGGCTTGAGCACGGAGGCAACGCCGTTCTCGCCGAAGAGGACATCGTCCAGCTGCTCGCCGTTGCGGACCGCCAGCAGCAGGGCATCGGCGCCCTCGGCCGCCTCACGCGCGGAGGAGAAGGTGCGGATGCCGGCCTCTTCGGCGAGGGCGAGGCGCGGTTCGGCGATGTCGAAGCCGTGGACGGTCAGTTCGGTGGCGAGGCGGGTGGCCATGGGGAGGCCCATGGCGCCGAGGCCGAGGACGGTGACTGTGTACTGTGCGGTCATGGTTTATCTCCTTCGAGGATGGGGGGATCAGAAGGTGTTGCTGAGCTTGCGGGTGACCTGGGCCAGGGATTCGTCGTCGCCGACGTTGCCGGCGAAGACGATGTACGGAATGCCTTGGGCGGGCCCGTCCACCGGCTCCCAGAGGCTGACGATGCCGGGCAGCATGGGTCCGCGGACAATCGCGTGCCGGATCTCCAGCCC from Arthrobacter sp. B3I9 encodes:
- a CDS encoding class II fructose-bisphosphate aldolase, encoding MRTRLDDLVTTALQCGSAVPAFTCYDFTTALAVVGAAEEAGRGAILLVAPKTAASPNGPRLIAALRGLADGAGVPVAVQLDHAADPELIVAAVAAGVDSVLVDGSSLPYEDNIALVRGVRADLADKGRADVVLEAELGGLAGDEDRAFGADAAGHAPAAGLTDSGQVEDFVSRTGAQLLAVAVGNVHGKYQGEPRLRWDVLQDIAVRTRIPLVLHGASGIPASELVKAAAMNVGKVNFNTELRTGVLAVLEERISAERADGENLQALLAQWDRTARAFAVNALRTLSR
- a CDS encoding GNAT family N-acetyltransferase; the protein is MTGNSAAIEDTFSPDVSTTRNDARHRYELHVGDKLAVEIRFVDKPGHVDFVHTDTAEQFRGHGLAKVLAHFALDDVVASGKRIIPNCPFMYRYLRKHDSYNQDVDWPEQPPPGA
- a CDS encoding FUSC family protein, whose protein sequence is MKSLRAHLRTLHSLAPADKDHVSALRVAVSVAVPSSVLLAAGRPDLMIYAVFGALTGMYGRTEPHQLRLRHQGQAALLLVGGISVGVLLSVNQIQSWALVVTEALLAAAGSLFADKVGLKPNGPFFGILALGACASVPTTVSWHTAVLIGALSAAFSILVGFGGWLRGRAWDRGAARDVPPLRGIRRRRAWIHASRYLAAVGIAGAIGVASGSGHPHWAMAAAAVPLTGADMPSSVYRGVHRIVGTMLGLVVVALVLFPWAFSPLRAFPGHEAAVVAVLVMVLQFSTELFMTRHYGLAMVSFTPVILLMTQLAAPADPHLLVSERAAETLIGACTGIAVVVLIRRRTLPRTRP
- a CDS encoding SDR family oxidoreductase, producing the protein MTPADRKHSETTALVTGATAGIGAEFARQLAEQGYDVIMVARDTARLQAKAEELERRYRVRAEVLAADLADDAGVAAVVARLSDPARPVDILVNNAGMGLLRSFAENDIADEKRHLKLHVESAMELTHAALQGMLVRQSGRIINVASVAAFLPRETYSAAKAWLVSFSRWANLAYARRGIRVTAVCPGFTRTEFHDRMGMDTTVAPRWMWLQPERVVREGLADNARGKAVSIPAKRYKVLAAAARILPSRLVAGPPRRPV
- a CDS encoding GntP family transporter, whose product is MTPLIHSMAVSAADAPVIKPAVELGTPLLLTIAAVGIALLLVMIIRFKIQAFVALLTVSILVAVASMIPLKDVFTVVANGVGGTMGKVALLIALGAVLGRMIEVSGGVQSLAAHFTEKLGARRVAVALTAVGFLVAIPVFFEVGVIVLVPIVYAFAKIAKVHPVKFGLPMAGIMLSIHVAVPPHPGIVAGAGVFGADIGLITLISLLICIPLGFLSYWVASILNAKDYELLPGVKAQVEEFGSDSLVRVGHDGPGALAVAPPRPALIIFLIATPIVQILLGTLGTLTLPKDSAWYGLAAFVGNPFLALLVAVALSFFLLAVRRNWSLKETGEIFEGALPPIASILMVVAAGGVFGEVLRTSGIGAALSQTLDHLGLPVIVLGFVISLALRAAQGSATVAIVTATGLLTSAVMEGGYSPAQIAVIVIAIGFGALGLSHVTDAGFWTVVRYYGLTVSDGLRTWTVLTTVLGLAGFILTFGAWILVGGLSA
- a CDS encoding NAD(P)-dependent oxidoreductase; protein product: MTAQYTVTVLGLGAMGLPMATRLATELTVHGFDIAEPRLALAEEAGIRTFSSAREAAEGADALLLAVRNGEQLDDVLFGENGVASVLKPGAVVILGSTVGTDAIPATVARLAEHSVSLVDAPLSGGPKRAGEGDLLIVVGAEPAALESARPVLELLASTLTVVGDKPGDGQALKTVNQLLCGIHIAAAAEAMALADALGLDQAKTLAALEAGAAGSFMLSNRGPRILEAYSEGGAEVLSRLDIFVKDMGIVGKATRAAGLATPVAAAAEQLYLLGQAQGLAAADDSAVIKVVAPTKRTA